The genomic interval tgacttcaattttttttctgcaatgcATTTTTGGCTTTCGTGTCCGCCATCTCGTTTCAACTAATACCACAGTGGCTGGGGATCCATTCAAAGTTTATGTCTATGCCTAAATATGTTAAATTTGTTAGTAGGGTAAGAATTTCTGAGCcaaaaggtatttctttttgttctgaTATTGCTACTAGGGAGCTTAATGAGTCACTAAGATTACTACTCCTACGTATACATCAAGAGTTTCTAACCAGTTGAGGGCTAAGATGATTGCTGCTAATTCAGCTCTATATGATGAAGTATATCAGTGAGGCGTTTAGACTGGGAGTAATGGAAAGCTGGAACGTAAAAGGAGGCAGCACAGGCTCCAGTGACGGGTTCTTTGGATCCATCTGTGTAAATATGGAGTTGATTTTACCATTTTTAATTAATAAGATCGAGGctcttttgtttttgatataaaGGATGGTCATGTTTATTTAATTCCTTTTTCAGTTCTATTGAAACCTACGGGTGTTGAAAAAGCCATGGAGGGAAAGCGTATATATATGATTCTACAGAGTAGTTTATTTTCTCTGCTCTGATTCCAAaaggtttattattttttgagtTTTGGATAAATCGAATTGCCAGGACGATTTTATATTAAGCAAAATTGGATGGTCTTCATGTCTTTCAATCTTTGTTCTGAACTTATCTGTGAGTGCTTTTCTTCTCAGGTCGAGGGGCATTTCCCCGAGTTCAGCCTCATATGGAAAAGTTTGGGGTGGAAATTCGCATTTGCTCAAAATGACCGGGTTCCGCGGGTCACCGACGTACGCCGCCCgcttcatgaattattcatgagctCTCCGGTCCAATGCGCACGCCAGCTTACGAAACTACGATACGGACGCGTCCATTATGGAAAATGGGTAAATTATCGTAAAATCTACATGCATACAGAACACTGTAGGCTTGATGTTTATGgcattttctttcgtttttttttatagtgggcagatctacatgtaaatacaaaagTTGTTTATGTTGTTTCTGCATATTGTTATGTGAACGTCCTGTCAAGCTGGAATCCCCCCGTAGACACAAATGGTGCTATCCAACCTCTCTTTGTACAGTTATGAGAATGGGCGATCCTGAGCCGACATTGtagaaaaaaacacaattctCCTCGTTCTGTTCttaacaatacatataaatgaAAGTTTCAGACTCTTTGCAGTCTTATGTCACTAGATCAAAATCCAATTTAGCTAAATACCCGAAGTAAACCTCAAATGTTGTCTGATTTTCCGAGAATGTCAGGCCGCGCTACATGTAAAATCCACCATGATGAAACTCAGACGTCTTGATACGTCATGACCCGGTATGCTAATGAGGGCAGAGATCGCACTGACGGCTGATTGGGTGAACAAATGAAGGGGTCttagtttttctttatttccatagacaatttttaaccaatcagcatcattcttacatgtattgtagagaaatatattctgcACAGATTGGCGGGAAACCGGCTTTCGTACGATGTTTGGTTCATGAGATACAGTCTTTGACAGACCATCCCACCTCGACACAGCGTGTGCAAACAGGGAAGTTTACGTGTAATAATACGCAAATCTGGTGTGGGAGAAGCTCAAACATGTGTTTTATAAACAGCAATTCCGTGGAGCCTGAAtctctaatttctttaaaatttggtattatcataaaaaaaggTGTAGAAACGACTACTTTTCCATATGCAGGGCTTCTAGTGAGGTAAGAGGGAGCCCTCCAACACaaatccttaaaggacaagtccaccccaataaataatttatttgaataaaaagagaaaaatccaacaagcattacactgaaaaattcaccaaaatcggatgtaaaataggaaagttatgacattttaaagtttcgcttaatttcacaaaatgaggagactgatgacgtcatccactcactatttcttttgtattatatcatatgaaatattctaattttctcctcattatcaagtgaaacagtgattaattcctccctatacatgtggaattagcatcgtttaatactatatggtcagtcaagtcggtccctattgttatgtagtatgtatttaacttcctgttatcctttcagccattcaccttcacttgtttacaaactcccccaatgtcatctaagaatTCTCAAACCCCCAATACCATTTAACTCCTAAACCTTGACCATAAAAATaccaaccctcagtgacgtcagCTAACTTCAAGGAACAAAAGTTCtaagaagtatgactcacacttccagccccagtcacttgcacagagcatcaccacaccccttataccagagaaagtttgatagacagttacttgtagaccaatcagatcaAGTTTAGATCAATCCCACCTTAAACTGTTACacccccaaaactaatgatataaataagacttcTTGATCATTGGAGACATAGAATACAGAAGAATACTAGACCCACACTCATCCAGATAGAgactgactgacttcaagacttaGACGTCCATAGAATATTAATTTAACTTCACAATCTCAATCTGatacttctaaattattttatattcatcgtCTCCTATGATATCTGAATCTTCATGTACTTCGAACTGTagctgaatattgatgattaaataCCTAGTGATTTCAACTGCATAACTTTCTCCAGAGTTTCCTTATTACGCTTCCCTTTTTATAATTACCGATTATAATTCCCTTTTTATAATTACACGAcactatggtcaaatctgtaaaaatgaaatattgtataattcaaacaataaaaaacaaaagaaatagtgagtgaaggacatcttcgactgactcatttgcatgtcattgagttgtgtatattactgttttgtgaaaaatgagcgaaactttaaaatgccataactttcttatttttcatccgattttaatgaaattttcagtgttatgcttgtttgatttttctctatttattcaaatcaaaatattgcTTGATATTGAACTGCATCtaattttgctttcattgtttGGGATGCACTATCATAAGCCTCGCATCCATAGTCCATTAGCGATCTTATTATTGCCCTATAAACAATGAGGAGAGATTTGGAGGAGCTTCCAAATTAAGTTCCAGTAAGGCTTCTGAGAATGTTAAGTTTCCTTTTACACCTTGTCACTATATCCTCGATATGGGCATGCCATGTAAGTCGGTGATCAAAAGTGTTTTTAACAGAGTTGAAAGTTAGACGATTGTCTCCTAGTTTTATCTCAGGGCAAttatttttggggggggcttttgTAAATAAAACCAGAGCAATTTTATCAGAGGAAAGACGGAAACCCCATTTATTAAACCATTCGTGCAATTTGTTAAGATATTCTTGAATTTTTTGGAGGTTACATCTAATTAATTACCGGACATCCAAACTGCTATATCATCTGCATAAATGGATGTGGTGACTGGATTGATGATAGGGATGTCCCtcatcatgatattatataataTGGGACTAAGTGTACTTCCTTGTGGGAGTCCGTTttgcattacatatatttttcattcaatcttTTCAATTGTAACTTGGAATGTTCTATTTGAAAGGTAATTGTAGAGAAAAGTTAGCATTTTACCCTTTATACCACGCtgcaaatatttgtaaattagaccTTTCATCCATAATCTATCGTATGCCTTTTCGACGTCTAAAGATAGAGCCAAAGTATGTTCTCCATTGTTAACAGttttttaaatagtgttttCCAAATTAACAATACTatgatatgcttttcacactgcacttttttccttaaccccgggaaattggtggggctaagggggggggggggtcttagccctaccaatttcccggggttaagcttagcccacttcgttttcacactacgttttagcaaagtgggctagcacggtaaatagtacggtactatctggccctgcaaaaaagcagggtagccggcttattgtgcatgtagctagcaccacaattgcgttgctaagagatgcagtgtgaaaacgaaacagggctaaggaaagtggggctaagcattagccaatcacggAAGtcgaattgcacgttaatcacgctctgtatggtaaagtCATCAATATTCACGAGCtgagggatagtccggggttaaggcattATCCCCGGctgagcagatagtatggggttaaaaaagacagtgtgaatctaaaaaaagatagtatggggttaaggatagtccggggttaaggatagtatggggttaaggaaatgcagtgtgaaaagcatatcagTGGTATTGTGGGTTTTTTCGGAAGCCGCTGATTATGGGAGgcaaaatattgtgattttcaaTGTACCATTCAAGTCTCCCTTTAACCATATGttcaaatattttggaaaagcATGAAGAAAGAGATATAGGTCTATTGGCATAGTCAACTTTTATAAtccttgaaaatattttaaataaattactaaATGTAGCCTGTGGTACTGATAGGTTTCTCATACTAGGAGATTTTAATTCCCAAAACAGCCTTTGGGGCAGTGTAAAAAATGATCATAACGGACTTATCATAGAAGATTTCATTAATAAACACCATTTAGTTATATTAAAcgcagggacctgggaagcgggggtgctgggggtgctgaagcacccccagaaattatcctgggggtgctgcgtgtattattttccatagacagcacccccacgaaatcaggttcccccctgtatttcttaaaatatgttataatgtacataattatcacatccgacaagcgcaaatcatttacatagtttttcacatattccaataacatccctcctataacgcgactcaattaagctccagcggggcagctagcactccgatacagacgtggtcgcgcccccggggggggggggggcactcagtatataatgcatagtgggtatatgtgccgcggaggggacccccatttttacactcaaatttccgttccaaggcatagcatttttgtcttatagagaaaaagaacaaagaaagccgctccaattAGGCATAGCATATCcctcttatcgagaaaaaagaagaaagaaatccgctccaaagcttcgcatatttttcgttacgccgttccggtcgcattgatctgctacaattttggtgaaaagcggccgtagagcgcttttcgaccatcgcctaagcgcgagcgcacccggcggaggccgcgctagctgtgtcatgcacgattgcccgttccgtagggatgcatacgcactcacagagatacggagatccgttccgaggacccccgttttcacaaacatttgtagttccgaagcccgttccgaggaccctcctttttacaatacgcccgctccaaggcccccgttttttgcctcgcccgcggcacacccctaccacttttttggtcgagtgcccccccccccccgggggtcgCGCGCAATACGTGATAACCATACACACTCTTCGATAGCACAGAGGGACattagtccagtcaatatagggtttgacccaccacttattgcaacacgagatattccactgcaatgctttcaaggaaggtcccctaaacaacatactaattaaaagtcccaagaaatctatttatttatttgagtgtccaaaacaattgaatttgagcgaaaattcatgataaataactgtattcaatgttttttgtcaaaagtgcaaaaaaaatctacttcatttgcataatatgcaaataagcatccttatatggaaaaaatttCAAGGTATTGTGAGTTTTCTCTCATTAACTgcttggaaatttcatcaatgttgaaatttacattctgctatcactaaggacgttgaatacatttgtattcagcttagtgtctgtagtgtaatttgcatattatgcaaataaaagtatctaacatgttataaatattcaataaaacacACTGATGATACATCCCTCAAAtattgcaagtagattatctatttGTGATGTATGAAATGAAGACTAACCACGCAAGCTTCGTGTGCAGCCTTGTACGCATGCGCGAGAGAGGAGCAAGATGGCGTAACATTAAATGGCAGACACTACTCTACATCGCTGTGCTATTATCTCATTATTATGTATCCCTTTAAGAACCACAACCCAAGAACATAACAATTTGGCGACGAGGATGCAGGGATAAAAATGAGAGTATAGATTGGACTTGTTTTCCAGTTATAGTGACATGCATTCCGGATAGCTTTTGGAAATTGGCCGCGGATATTGTCATGGACATTGATACACTGCAGTGCAAGCAGTGGCAGTGCGATCGGTCAATCGCAGCCTAGCCGTAATTTGGATGACGGATGAATGTGGCTTGTTGAAATGGACGCTTTGCAGAAGCCTCACACCGCTCATGCCAGCCTATATTGAGACCGAGTTATGTAGTGTCTACAGCCCATAGCATAGGCATAACGTTGACAATTGCTGTAAATTATGCCTAGCCCTAGATGTTACTTGTTAATTACTACATTTGACTATTGACATAGGCATAGCAAATTGGAGCCAACTTCAAGCCCGAAGTCTCTAAAGCAGCCCAGCCCAACAGCAAGCAACAGAGCCCAAGGACCAAGCCGAGGACCCAGCCGAGACCTCTTTTGCCAGTTTCAGCCCAGACGGTGTTGCAGTCATTAGTCAAGTCCAGCCAAGCAAGTTGTGAGTGTGCAAGCCAGGACAAAGTTGTTGTGCCAAGAAGACTAAATACAAATTCAAGCCAAGCTGCATATGTAATGAATgaaacagaaacaaaacatCAAAGACTTAAAAACTTTTTGATGGActtattatgaataataataaacacagcATTTATTCATGATGAACTGTAGCTTAATCTAAGACTAAAGGTAAGATTAAGAAAAATTAGTCCAGGTCCAAAAATACATTATATGGTTGTAATTGCAACGTGTTGGACTAAAAGAATTAGTCGAAACATAGATCTGGTCTAATGTAACAAAGTACCGTACATGCCCTGGTGAGTTGTTACACTGTCACTGGTCCAATTAGGTAGTATTTAGATTTAGGTCATTAAAATAGCAATTATAGATCTAGGTCTAGAACCAACAGGGCCAAGCCCAAGACTGAATTGAGGTCTGATGTTTATAcagtaggcctaggcctaaatAACAATAAACTTAAGCTGAGTTTATGCCGTAGTCATATATAGCAAGTTGGTCCAATCAACTGGTCTAAGACTATGCAAGTAGGACCAGGCCTATGAAATTTAGGACCAAAAATAAGTTCCAGGTCTAAAAAGCAGGACCAGGTATAATCTTATGAGCAGGTCTAAAGTAGGACCGGGTCTCTGAGTTATAGGACCAAACAAGGTCCAGGTCTAAGAAAACGGGACTAGGTCTAATCAGTTGTAGGACTAACTTAGGCCCAAAGTGTTGATCGATTATAGTCTAAGACTTAGCAATTAGGACCAGGACCCAGTGCCTATATTTGCTATGCAATTGAATAACTGCAGCCCCACGACACGGGAGTAGTCCCACATATACCAGTTGTGTGTAGTGATATAGTATTGTCAATCGTTGGACTATATATGTCGTTCTAGCTTTGTTTCAGGTATACATTAATAATGCTTTGTAGGCATTAGGTACTAAGAAAATAAATGCGCAATTGCAagatcaaaattatattttatgatCAATAAGTCTTGATATACTTAGTGTTACAGCTAATCAAGTTAACAGCTGGATTTTGTACAacatatgaaacaaaattatggcAAGCCAACATATAGGTAGTGTGCCCAAACTGAGTGATGGGTACAATTTTGACGAATGGCTTGAACTCCTAGAAGCATGGTTTGATGCTAACGAGGTacaggaagatgggaaaagaagggCGATATTTCAGACCAATCTTGGTAGCAAGAGCTATCACATTCTCAGAGCTCTCTTGCAGCCGAGCAAACCAATAGATCAAACATACACAGTATGCAAAAACACGCTTACGTCACACTTCGTACCAAAGCCTACCGAAATTGTTCAGCGCTATAGGTTTTACACTAGTGTGCAAAAGCAAGATGAGTCCATACCGCAATTTGTGGCAAATTTGCGCCAATTAAGCGAAGGCTGTAATTTCAAAGAATTAGATAACATGATTAGGGACCGCTTAGTAGTGGGTTGTCGGGATATTGCAATTCAACGCAAGCTGTTAAGTGAGTCATCCCTAACCTTACAACATGCACTTCAGACCGCCACAGCTATGGAGGTAGCAGACAGAGATGTTGAAAAGCTCAAGGTATTGAGTAAAGGGACCGAGTCACCTACAGTTCAGAAGATGCAGGGCAGAAGCCAGCGTAAACCATTTGTGTCCTCATCGCGTAAAAATACACATCAAAGACAGAAGCAGGACGTGCAGCAAAAGCCAAGCCAAAAGAAACAGGAAAGACCTGCCTCAAGATGTTGGAGATGTGGTTCAGGTGATCATGTCCAGTCAGCATGTAGATTTAAGGATGAGAAATGCTATCAGTGTTCTCAAGTGGGTCACACCCGCAGCCAGTGTGAGAAGATCAAGCAATACAGATCTAGAAAGAAATCTGCAAACCACTTGAATGGTGAGGAAGGTGCAGAACTGACAGAAAACATGCCTGGTGGAGAACTCAGACACCTTAGGGGTGGAATGGTAAATAAGATGGCAAAGTACAGTGAACCGTTCCAGACTAGCCTAAGCCTAAATGGGATCCAAGTCAACTTAGAAATAGACACAGGAAGCCCCTGGACGATGATGTCGCAGCAGGATTTCCATAAACTGGGACATCGAGCTGATGTGAAGCAAACAAATGTTTCCTTGAAAACATACACAGAGTCATCAGTACCAATCATTGGTGAGGCAATGGTAGAAGTCAAGTTTGATGCCAGCCAACCACCAAAGAAGTTGACACTTCTTGTAGTTGAGAAAGGTGTTGCGTTACTGGGCCGAGACTGGATGCAAGCCGCACCAGAAGGAATCTACAGATTCCTACAGAATCGCCTCAACCTTCAAACACATGTTTCCAACAATCCAGAAACCGTGCATAAGATACAAGCTACCTTACAAGACATGTTAGTGAAGCACAAGCAAGTGTTTGACTGTTCAAAAGTTGGTAAACTTGAAGGCTTTCAGGCAAAGGTGCATCCTCAAGATGATGGAGATAAAGCCAGGTTCTACAAAGCTGCACCAGTCCCATATGCAATGCGCCAGAAAATTGACGAAGCCATCGATGAGCTACAGGACCAAGGCGTGATTGAGCCGGTGAAGTTTGCTGATTACGCATGTCCTATCGTAGTGGTGAAGAAACCAAATGGTAAAGTACGCATATGTGGCAACTATAAGTTGACAGCAAATAAAGTTCTAAGGGTGGAACGGTACCCAATTCCGTCGCTCCAGGATATGCTCCAGGACTTAGGTGGAGGTCAACAGTTCAGCAAGCTGGACCTTTCACATGCATACCACCAGATAGAACTTGATGAACAAGCAAGGAAGTACACCACAGTAAATACACACAGAGGACAGTACACTAGGTTACCCTTTGGTATAGCCACAGCCCCTGCGATCTTCCAAAGAGCAATGGAGTCACTCTTAGCTGACATACCAATGTGTCGCCCGTACCTAGATGATATTATAGTTAGCGGGAAGACAGATGAAGAACACATTGCCAACTTGCAAGATGTACTGCATTGCCTAGAGAGTAATGGACTTCGACTGAAAAGGGAAAAGTGTGAGTTCATGATGGACTCGGTGGAGTTCCTTGGCCACAAGCTGGATCAACATGGAGTTAGCCCACTCCCggacgcgaaattatttttcccaccgagttctggaccaacatatgaatattcatgacttgcgtcttcggattgagagtacgcatgcgcgtggacttcgcctcgaccagtgccgatcgtaagcattcacgttgctcagaatgaattagcatcgtcaaattaccggtacccttacatagttacataggtcttataggcttagatctatatatatatatatatccaattcttaaacacttaataaactagctgccattaatggcaagacatgtgctagggtagggctagcttaggctagcgcattaactttacctcaaatctggacctgtctaattaatgcctagtactaatcagtgttgtagtgccttgatgctcggccttggccttaaggtgccttaatgcctagctactttttcaaagccttggccttgagagggccttggccttgaggattttgagccttgaaattttaaggcattttcaaggctttttcaaggcattttgtattttgtactttcatttgttttaaataagtaattatgtttcaattgtttttttttatatatatatttaataacactaatggtaaatactaccaatcaccagtaacagtagcagcagcagtagtaagtgtactagcagtgtcatcaattgtaattgtcaccattatcatgaaattcaaacaaagaatacatcagttgtgaaaaatagcattatgtattggtaatgtgttgtaatcatatgatgataatgacagtaaataataatggtcatgatcaagataatagtgctttgatgacaagaataatttttacatctgactgcaattttgacaacaattttcatactttaaacatactactctaaagaacgataacaaggttgatttctattccattaggattttccttgtattattttctatggccaacaagaatgttttaagtcttaatgatattctgaaaagatttggtaaacttgaacacagtctccaattttgtcatatccaaatgggttatgtcaatggcatgatgagccagaaactttgaggggccaagcatggcatatatagagcaaaatttctgtcaaaaaaagaagaaagcgattgaagcgagcgagtgaacaaaatttgtcccctctttctataagaaaagctaattttgcaatagattgtttaaaaaataatatcacatttactccatcttttccttttccttcccccccccttgtctaagtttattcttggtggtgggacttcttcttctctctatctctcttctaaattttatatttgttttgggtcagattgacaaaacaaaggggaaaaaatgtttacttctttttaatcatatatcgttcaacattgaatctcatttctctacagtttcaaggaaataaacgacgtatttgtttttgtgtcaatatggtttcaagaaataataattaacaaaaaataatttaataatcaataattattaatattatcaataagtattaataatcatgtgtattaatattcataatctcattttgaaaatacatgtatctgtttgcacaaaaaaaaactcattttgataaatgggtgcctttttggcgttgacccccccccccttaataattttctgctgcccctgtcccagggagtggagaaaaacatacgttgagaatgccaggatcagatgaccgtggtaataataattattgcaatgtaaatcgcttatagaaaa from Lytechinus pictus isolate F3 Inbred chromosome 2, Lp3.0, whole genome shotgun sequence carries:
- the LOC129279670 gene encoding uncharacterized protein K02A2.6-like; the encoded protein is MASQHIGSVPKLSDGYNFDEWLELLEAWFDANEVQEDGKRRAIFQTNLGSKSYHILRALLQPSKPIDQTYTVCKNTLTSHFVPKPTEIVQRYRFYTSVQKQDESIPQFVANLRQLSEGCNFKELDNMIRDRLVVGCRDIAIQRKLLSESSLTLQHALQTATAMEVADRDVEKLKVLSKGTESPTVQKMQGRSQRKPFVSSSRKNTHQRQKQDVQQKPSQKKQERPASRCWRCGSGDHVQSACRFKDEKCYQCSQVGHTRSQCEKIKQYRSRKKSANHLNGEEGAELTENMPGGELRHLRGGMVNKMAKYSEPFQTSLSLNGIQVNLEIDTGSPWTMMSQQDFHKLGHRADVKQTNVSLKTYTESSVPIIGEAMVEVKFDASQPPKKLTLLVVEKGVALLGRDWMQAAPEGIYRFLQNRLNLQTHVSNNPETVHKIQATLQDMLVKHKQVFDCSKVGKLEGFQAKVHPQDDGDKARFYKAAPVPYAMRQKIDEAIDELQDQGVIEPVKFADYACPIVVVKKPNGKVRICGNYKLTANKVLRVERYPIPSLQDMLQDLGGGQQFSKLDLSHAYHQIELDEQARKYTTVNTHRGQYTRLPFGIATAPAIFQRAMESLLADIPMCRPYLDDIIVSGKTDEEHIANLQDVLHCLESNGLRLKREKCEFMMDSVEFLGHKLDQHGVSPLPDAKLFFPPSSGPTYEYS